From the genome of Lineus longissimus chromosome 8, tnLinLong1.2, whole genome shotgun sequence, one region includes:
- the LOC135492831 gene encoding zonadhesin-like: protein MDSRLRFSVFMLACVVCLLIEEARSQDATKRGCTRPRLRNGRAKVRSRGTVVYYRCRRKYILIGGSFATCVGGAWSSPPPICAAKDCPHPSITRVVSLELSNSGSMATFSCAPGYIMKGPRTAICLGKVWNGTAPHCMGPDGIYGMDCTFENEFRCGWTQDTTDDFDWKETNGETATSDTGPSFDHTLGKGKAGTYLFTESSMPRVPNDTARLMSPVFGEKYSYSCFQFWYHLYGRVGAGELRVYVKPVNKELSELKPRFEVSGNQGNVWKKEMITIEILEAPFQIVMEGKRLNTYFSDIAIDDLKIDRCPPGVDPTSPSATEAVATNSTETASTEEPTNATSSLAKNATTDATSIGTKSATQNVDTSATTVSTKTIGTKAATVPVAKTTAAGVTKATQGNTAVTEATQRVNTAEVTKATQRNTAAALTTPSKGNTAAVTEATKGNTAAVTKATKRNTVAVTVATKGNTEAVTEATKGNTAAVTEATKGNTVAVTVATKRNTAAVTEATKGNTAAVTEATQNVNTAVVTEATQGNTAEVTEARQKGNTAAVTKATQGNTAAVTEATQNGKTASVTVVTRRLGTKSATQNVNTPPATSAPTSVGTKAGTQKPDRSTATKSIPLKVSTPAVTKAATSNFNTPAVTKSATSNVNTPAVTKSGTGIVVYKPTKNQKNTSNAIDDKNIEVDTDGNKVNMFPRTAGVASDNDALSYPATVYVALSIVAAFAVVFVVVGLVGYAVQRRRRPRRESQVEEMKPITSGDTLLEQWLSWRIYETVE, encoded by the exons ATGGATTCAAGGTTGCGTTTTTCTGTGTTTATGTTGGCTTGTGTCGTCTGCTTGCTAATTGAGGAAGCAAGAAGTCAGG ATGCTACCAAAAGGGGCTGTACAAGACCAAGGTTACGGAATGGTCGTGCCAAGGTTCGCTCCCGGGGTACCGTCGTGTACTACAGGTGCCGGAGGAAGTATATTTTGATTGGGGGCAGTTTCGCAACGTGCGTTGGTGGTGCTTGGAGCAGCCCTCCACCGATATGTGCCG CCAAAGATTGTCCACATCCGAGCATCACTCGCGTCGTCTCACTGGAGCTGTCCAACTCGGGTTCGATGGCCACCTTCAGCTGCGCGCCGGGGTACATCATGAAAGGTCCGAGGACTGCCATCTGCTTGGGAAAGGTCTGGAACGGCACGGCGCCGCATTGTATGGGACCAG ATGGTATCTACGGCATGGACTGCACCTTCGAAAATGAGTTCCGTTGCGGGTGGACGCAGGACACGACGGACGATTTCGACTGGAAGGAAACCAATGGAGAAACGGCGACATCTGACACGGGGCCGTCCTTCGACCATACTCTCGGAAAGGGAAAAGCTG GTACCTACCTTTTCACGGAGTCGTCGATGCCGCGGGTCCCAAACGACACGGCCCGCCTCATGTCGCCCGTGTTCGGGGAGAAGTATAGCTACAGCTGTTTCCAGTTCTGGTATCACCTCTACGGGAGGGTCGGAG CTGGGGAATTGCGGGTCTATGTCAAGCCCGTCAACAAAGAATTGTCGGAACTGAAGCCGAGGTTTGAAGTGTCTGGCAACCAGGGGAACGTttggaagaaagaaatgatcacCATTGAAATACTGGAAGCGCCATTCCAG ATCGTGATGGAAGGAAAACGCCTGAACACCTACTTCAGTGATATTGCTATTGATGATCTCAAGATTGACCGCTGCCCACCGGGTGTAG ACCCCACTAGTCCCAGTGCAACAGAGGCAGTTGCCACGAACTCGACCGAAACAGCCTCGACGGAAGAACCCACAAATGCAACCAGCAGTCTCGCGAAAAACGCGACCACAGATGCCACCAGCATCGGGACGAAATCAGCTACGCAAAATGTCGACACATCAGCGACTACAGTGTCAACAAAGACCATCGGGACGAAGGCTGCTACAGTGCCAGTAGCCAAAACAACAGCAGCCGGGGTCACCAAGGCAACACAGGGGAACACAGCCGTCACTGAGGCAACGCAGAGGGTGAACACAGCAGAAGTAACCAAAGCAACACAGAGGAACACAGCAGCAGCACTCACAACGCCATCAAAGGGGAACACGGCAGCAGTCACTGAAGCAACGAAGGGGAACACGGCAGCAGTCACTAAAGCAACGAAGAGGAACACGGTAGCAGTCACTGTAGCCACGAAGGGGAACACGGAAGCAGTTACTGAAGCAACGAAGGGGAACACGGCGGCAGTGACTGAAGCAACGAAGGGGAACACGGTAGCAGTCACTGTAGCAACGAAGAGGAACACGGCAGCAGTCACTGAAGCAACGAAGGGGAACACGGCAGCAGTCACCGAAGCAACACAGAATGTAAACACAGCTGTTGTTACCGAGGCAACACAGGGGAACACAGCAGAAGTCACTGAGGCCAGGCAGAAGGGGAACACAGCAGCAGTCACCAAGGCAACGCAGGGCAACACAGCGGCAGTTACCGAGGCAACTCAGAACGGGAAGACAGCATCAGTCACTGTGGTAACGCGGCGCCTTGGAACAAAATCAGCAACGCAGAATGTCAACACTCCTCCGGCTACAAGTGCACCGACGAGCGTCGGAACCAAAGCAGGTACGCAAAAACCAGACAGGTCGACAGCTACAAAAAGTATTCCGCTTAAAGTGAGCACGCCAGCAGTTACAAAAGCAGCTACGTCTAACTTCAACACACCAGCAGTTACAAAATCAGCTACGTCTAACGTCAACACACCAGCAGTTACAAAATCAGGTACAGGGATTGTTGTATATAAGCCaacgaaaaatcagaaaaataccTCAAATGCTATAGACGACAAAAACATTGAAGTCGATACGGATGGCAATAAAGTCAATATGTTTCCGAGGACTGCTGGGGTGGCGTCTGATAATGATGCTTTATCTTATCCAGCAACTGTTTATGTGGCCCTGAGCATCGTTGCAGCTTTTGCCGTGGTTTTTGTAGTAGTTGGTTTGGTCGGTTACGCCGTGCAGCGGCGGCGACGACCGCGACGGGAGTCGCAGGTTGAGGAGATGAAGCCGATTACCTCTGGTGATACCTTGCTTGAACAGTGGCTGTCTTGGCGGATTTACGAGACTGTGGAATGA